The Arachis ipaensis cultivar K30076 chromosome B10, Araip1.1, whole genome shotgun sequence DNA window ATATGTGATCAGATAGAAGAAGAGCATGAAGAAGAATGTGATGCTGGTTCCTTGGGGTATATGAATGATAGTaccaacattttattttttatttgaaaagaatatagTGAGAGCACTGGTGAAGTAAAAAAGACTAGagtgagaaagagaagaagagatgTTGAACCTGtactcattttaattttaataatgaaATATACTGAAATATTTTCTCAAACTAGTTATTACAATTTGTCATTTGCCTATTTGAATTCAAAAGTCAAATTACAACTTAAACAACAATACTATGAGCAAGACAACACAGACTATAGAAAACAACAAGTTAAAGGAACGCTAACAATTTCAGATATACAACATCAGTATGAAGATTTTCAACTCATTCGATCGTCGTCAAATTAGAATTCAGTTGACAAGAGCGATCATCTCCAATGTCAAAATGTTGGATACTTGGACCTGCCCGTCTAAACCATCCACATCGTCTTACAGGACAGGCGTAATACTTTCTACCCGGGGTTGGCAATGCTATTTGAGACTTGTAATGGAGCTCTTAAACCATACTCACAAAAACATTCCCTCGTTACATTCCCGCTACCGTACGAACCATTTATAGATCTTCTACTTGTGGAAACCATTGTTAACTAGGCTGCTATACATGTAACAGTAAGCAAAATTCATTTACCAAGTTATCAAGAAATAATAACACAACACAAGAATGAATCAACAAgtctaaataaaattatttaatgaagTTAATCATAACAAATTTTCCAATTCAAGATATTTCCTACATGTTTGAAGATGAAACTACACCAGTTAAGGCATGTGATGATTTGGTATACAATGTTGACATTAGTGGTAAGGCAGTTCAGTTTTGATGTCTTGTCGATATTTGCATCTTGTTACATTGTTCTTTTTGCTTTAGAAATTGTTGTTATAAACTATCATGGTTTGATTCAAGGAAATATTGGATTTCAGTTTCGGATGATGTACAAAAAGAAGTAGAGGAGGGGAGGGAGACGTCTTCTCAAGTCAAGGGGCGGCGGATGCTACAATTCGATGGCCAGGAGAGGGATCATTCTCTTTCCAAGGAAGAGATGTCTTTGTCATATTTAAAATCTAATGTTGGTATTTCTAGCTCTTCCAATAAATTTTTACACTCCTAATATGTTAGACAATAGTAAAAATACATTTCCAATTCAAGATAACACACCAGTGTGTACTAATTTTGATAAGGAAAAAGAGTGATAATAAGAACATAATTATGATAAATAGTTCTCAaatcatcttctttctttttctatacaGTAATcatcataaataaatttataaatataacaaTTACAAATTCACAAATCAGCAATTAACAAGCACAAGTaaggtaaaaaaaatttatataatgcGCAAACCATGAAATCAACACTCAGCAATCACAAATTCTCAAATCTTAAAAAAAGATGACACATAAATCAGAAATATAAAACAACTGAGGGCAAATAAGAATTCGTATATAACAACTTCAGAAATCTTCAACAATTGATGAAGCACAAATCAGCAATTTAAGCAAATCAGGGCAAATCTCAAATCAGGTAATGAGGGATTTACACATTCTCATCCATATGAGGACAAATCAGAAAATGAGGGTTTCACAAATCAGAAAATGAGGGAATAAAAAATCTCTCTATGAAATTATCAACTTTGAACTTCACAAAATTAACAAACAAATAAACTAAATTGACAGAAGATACCAGGTCGGTTGACAGAAAAACAGTGGAGACCAGAGGCACAGCTCTGAGACGGTGGCGACGCAAACCCACGGGCGCGCAAACGGCAGCAATGTCACAAACCTAGGGGAGCAACTGGCGCCACGAGATGAATCAATGGAGAATTGGAAAGTCGTCGTTGTCGTTCGGACCCTTGGAGGTGCTATCGGCGGCGGGTCAGACTCCAGGATTCGTTCACGggagaggagagaagaaagggtAGAGGAGAGGAGAAAGGGGATTAGGGTTGCATGCTGAGGAAAATGAAATTGGATTTGGGGGTTAgggcatttttgtaattttaaatatttagtcTCTACTTTTATTTCAAACCAAACAGGATACTGAGACATAAATCAGTCTTGTACACTTccacaccaaacacaatactaatACTTAtttttgtctctgtctcttgtcTCTGTCTCTCTGTCTCTGTCTTTTGGTCTCTGTCTTGCAAACGAACGCTACCTAGAAAACAGAGAAGAACAAAGATGGGTCACGGCGTAGAAAGGAGGACAGCGGAACAGCAGATGGCGGAACAAAGCGGCGGCGTGACCACGATCCAAAGAGGCGCACCGGCGGCAGCAAGAGCAGAAGCAACGGAGGAATGACCAGAGACGCAACGCGCTTGTGGTGGTGGTGGCAGCTATGAAACTGTGGTGCCAGCTGCATGCTCCGGTGCCAGCTGCAATGGAGACAATAAGCGCCAGTGGAAGGTAACGATTCTGGTTTCaatggtagaagaaactagaaagagaaaggagaagacCATGAGGTTGTGTGTGTGAAGTGTGAACTGGACTCAGCTTAAGAAATGTCctcaaattatttaaatattgacaaaaatatactcgaattttactatcgacaaaaatactttcaaataatttaaaaatacaataaaaatattcaacagtaaatatatattttcaaaaacaaaaatgctatttgtacactaaaattagccactaaaactagccaataatttaatttatttttaatgtgtatttatattccaacatatattttatacttgtGGGTgactttagtggctgattttggtgtacatatAACATTACTCTTTCAAAAAATaccttaaaaattaaattttgatgcaattttttactatgattataaaaataagatattattatacttaaaatttggtgattttttgttaagtatatatttttttataattttttttgttaacaaccaataatacttttaaaaaatcacaaaacaatatatacttaacgaaaaatcaccaaattttaagaataataatatcttatttttctaatcatacttgcaaaaaattacatcaaaattcaatctctaatatattttttgagaaatacatatttaatatttaatgttagtttttttttgcaagattatctaacattaaatatgtatttctcaaaaaatacattagagatttttgatacaattttttgtaAGCATGATTGAAAAAATGAGATATCATTATCCTTAcaatttggtgatttttcgttaagtatatatattttttttgtaatttttttgttaacaactaataatacttttaaaaaatcataaaaaaaatatatacttagaaaaaaatcaccaaattttaaaaataataatattttatttttttaattatgattgtaaaaaattacatcaaaattcaattttaagacattttttgaaaatatatatttattattggacaTTTTTGtcgcgtttttaaattatttaaagatatttttgtcaataataaaattCAGATGTATTTTTGTCAGCATTTAAATAACTCGGAGGCATTTTTGATagttaatctttttttttaattttgcatCTAAATTTCAATCCGGATCTAGGATTTAAatgatttggattaaaaaacCAAAATGGATATAATTTGGTTTGGacttttttttcatttaatattggtttttttgggtttaaaatctaaaatctgaatttttttgcatAACCCTACTAATAGTCTAGTCTAATTCTATCTTAACCACCTAAATTCACTGAAAAAAGTTAAATCTAAGTTCATTCCaataactaactaaaaattatCCTAAGCAACCTACAATTAACTATCAGGGGattaaataacaaagaaataaAAGATGATTGTATAATTAACCTGGAACGATGAAATAAGaacagaggaagaagagaagatgaagaagggtgCTGTGATATCGTTGGAGTTAGAGACAGCAGAAGTGGTCGACGGAATGTCGTCAGGACTGATGATGGAggcagagaaaaaaaaaaataacggaTGCTACGGGTTCTGTATTCTGAGAGTGAGGGCGATAAGGCTGAAACTGAGGTAAGTGATGTAAGAGGCGAGCTAATGGGAGATGAGAAGAGGTAGGGTGTGGGAGGCACTCCTGCGCGATGAGAGGGAGAAGAGAGATGAGTGTTAGGGTTCAAAAATGCGACGACTCATGCACACACATAGAAGACTCTCACGCAGTGTTTTCACACTGAGTCACTGACCAAGCTTTCGCGCGCACAAAAGGGCCACACATGGCATGATTTTGCCTGCAACCAGTCTCGCCCACGCACAAAAAGTAAGGTGTTTACTGTGCGATTTTGTTCGATTATAAGACAAAAAAGTATGACTTAGATTAcatgaaattttttgaaaattcgaTATAATTCGATCCAATTATAGAATTTGTGACTTTTTATATAAGAAAAAATAACGTTGATATAATGTTTTAAATAGTGTTGTAttggtttgatttttttattttatttaattttatttaaataatttaaaatttaaaaattataaaatttttaatttaaaattaagataaatataatttaaattaattttaataaaataacttaaaattataattttaagttattttattaaaattaatttaaattgtaataatttaattaataaaaaaataacataatatGTATTGTTCGTTTTTTTCCATAATATGCTGTTAAGTGTATTAAATCGAATGTAATTATTAATCGTTTTTGTTAATTTACTTTGTTCAATAAGTAATTTCAAATCTATCAACAAATATTTGTATGTTATTTTAGTaagaatatattaaaattaattcaaaattaataataataaattattaaaaatttataaagaataatttttttaataaacaataaataatttaaaattattaaaaaataatttaacactttattttgatatttataaaatatatacttcAAACAACAATATCtcaatattaatatataaattttattaattaatgtaATTTTAGAATAGCAGTTAATCAAGAGAATAAACttatataaatttttatgataattttaataTTCTCGCATTATAAAcatagaataagaatgtattTATCCATTTGTATCTAAAATTTGTCAATTTGTATCTAAAATTTGTCAATTTGTATCTAAAAATGTatttaataaatttgattaaGAGATTAAAAAAATTACCTTTTCTTTTACCGTtagttttacttttctttttaattttttttaagagtcattaaattttttttttccttttagaaGTTCGCCAATGAAACCCATGTCACCGCAATCTCCCTCTTTTCTTTTCAAGTTTCAACCTTCCGTAGTTTTCTTTCCTCCCTTACTGATTCTGTGAGGCCATTGACACCATTCAAATTCGTCTGCTCCAACtgtttcttctttgctttcttgtggtaatcttttttctttgtttcccGAGAAAATATAATTTGCTGCTCCAAGAAATTTTCACTGCATATAGCTTCATGGATGATGCATTTGAACCACCcaatcttttattttcttgttggCAAAAATGAAGAAAGTAAAAGGAAAAAAGTACTGGTCCGCACAATAGGCAGATTTATTTTTCTACTTCAGAGTTCAGCCATCAATAATCTCCTTCGGATAAGAATTTGTTAAAATGAAGTCTAATTGGTCCAAAATTATGCTAATTTTAGAtaggaaaatcaaaatcaaaagcaAACCTTTCATTGGTTTACTATTATTGTGGTTAGGGTTTGAGACTGCATGTTATATGCCTTTGAAGCTTCATAACTCCCTTTCATGTATTGAAAATTTGATATTAATGCAGGTGTTTTCTTGTAATTTTCTTTCTGCCATACCCTTTTTTTCTTGGTGAGGGATGGTGCAAATTGTGACAATGAGCACTTTGGCAAATTGTGGAAAGAGCATGAAATATGGTTTTTTCTCCCCATCTTTGATGAAACCTTTTAAGCCATTTAGGAGATCCCAAATGGCCTCTGTCAATGGAAGATACTGTGTTTGGAATCATTGTGTTCAGAGTTTGTTCTTAGTTGGGTACCCTTGTTATGTGTTGAGGTATCGTGATTTTAAGGCCGAAGCTGGGTGGTTATTTGGAAGGGGTGAGCAAGGGTTGGATGCAAGTTCTGAGCACAGTGAGAGTGCTAATGAGGATATATTGTTGTTCTTCTTTCAGCTAGACTTAGCCACAAGAGTTCAGGTCTGGTTTCTTTTATACTTCTATAGGCAAGTCAATCATTTATTGCATTGCTTAGATTTTCAGGAGCTTATCTTAATGATTCATTTGTTTGAGAAATTTTGAATGTCAGTATGCTTTAAACATGGAGGAATATGACATTGCGAAGCAGTTGAGGAACAAACTTACTGAGGTTAGTAGCAATTGGATTTCATTTTGTGCACTAAAATGTGGTCTGAGTgtgtaaattatgtttcaattcatgtcaATGTGTTTAAGCATTGAGTTATATTTCAAGCATGATTGTAGTTTCAAAGCATGGTTTGAGCAgctgaaaataaaaaagaaaaaaaataatttttttgttggaCAATGCCATAGCTTACAAAAGATACCAAGTTTTGTGAATTTTGTTTACATGCTTGATTAAAGTAGAATTGAcatttttctgtttctgttcgtggctttcttttattgcattttttcTCTACCTTGAGTTTATGCGTATGACTATAGCCTCACTGTAAGTATATAACATGAAGCTATAGCACGTGTCAGTGTGTCTCTCTTAATCTATATTTCTGAATTTTATGACTTGTAGCATTGAATTATTTGCAGTTTGCTTGATAAAAAAGTATTTTTGGAAGGTTGAAGCAGAGGTCATCAATCAACAACTGTCAAAAAGGGGACTCTCATCGAAAAGTGAAGCTCAAGATAAAGCTTTGAGTATTATAACTCTTCGGTAAGGTTTCTTTGTCCATTGTATCCAACTGACTTGTTTTCatcaatttatatatttatatattttcgtTGTTCATCTTCCACGTAAAGTGTTGGTCAAATTAATCACTGACAGCAAATGGTTCTGTCTGCCCTTGCAGTTCTAATCTCCAGAAAGCTATTGAGAATGAAGATTATGCCTTGGCTGCTGAATTACGCAATGAGATTTCGAAACTTGAGGCAGAGTCTCTAGCTGTGTCAGCTAAAGCTTTAGCACATAAAAATGTGCAATTTGCATTTCGGTTGGGGCAAAAAGTGAGACATAAAGTTTTTGGTAAGTGAAATGCATTCCATTGAATACAACAACTAAACCTTATTTCACCAAGTGGGGTCTAATACATGAATCAAAAGTCACCAATGTTCCTTATGAAAATGGATTGCATTGAATAAGacaaattattattaattgcatTTCCATTTTACAGTGGAATCTAATGACAATGCTGCGACTAGGTTGTACTCTGAAGCATGGTAGTATCTTACAATTCACGATATATATCTCATGATTAGGTACAATTTAACCTATTAGTGATATTTATCTTAAATACATATGTATCTTGTGGTACAAGTATGACTTGGTGTATTTGTATTACCTATGCAATTCAACGATACAGTTTAGTCTTTTAGTTTCGAACTTTTCTTTACAAATAATCAACTGTCatagcttgattttttttttcatttataattGTGGTATCACATCAGAGTTGGCTActattgttttattttcattgttctgAAATATCGGTTTCACAATTACTCATTTGCTTTATACACACCTTAATAAACTTCACAGGTTACTAATGACTTATGATGACCTTTTTAGTGTTTAGTGTGTTTGTGCTCAAGTTcttttagtgtttagtgttttaGGGTTATATATTGCATTGTTTGTCTTTAAAATGCCAAAAGTATGGTCGGGTTCTGTTACTTTTACAGGTAACATATTTTCATGTTAATATTAGTTAATGATCATATATCTTACTATACAAGATATGAGCATAGTTATGATTATGAAACTATAATTTTCAATCCCAAATGCCTTGGAGGATATCAAATCTGTGTTATTCACTCAAAAGAATTTGATTAGCATCACCTTGTAATTTGGTGTCTCTGATATGAATGCATGCATATTGGGTGAAATATCCCATAAAAATGGAAGATTTGATTTCCTTATGACCTTACCTCACCACATTTTTTGATTACTCAACCTTCATGGCAGGCTATAGAGCTGTGATAGTTGGAATGGATCCAGTATGTTGTGAATCAACTTCATGGATGGAAAATGCCCAGGTTAAGAAGTTATCTCGTGGTTCGGCTCAACCATTTTATCAGGTTCGTCTACCTCAGCATGAAATTTTCATTTATAttgttttcttgttttccatGAGGATCATTTTAATTTTAGCTTATACTTTGACTTTCTAAACAGTTGATTCGTCTTGTACTTCTCAATTCTGATCAATCCATATTTGTTCAGTCAGCGTAAAAATATCAATCGATACCCATCTACATAGTGCATCTTGTTTTGCAAAATCAGCATATTATGAATAATGTTGCTTCAATTATTCCAAGAATATATTTCATCACCAATTGTTGTGTGTACATTATTGTATGATTGTCTTTGGTGATATCATCTAGGGGGGAGGGGGGACCATTTGCTTGTTTAAATTGTTTCTCTTCATTCCAAATCCACATTTCAGATAAATCATACTTTTCAAGAGTACCTCTTTTCAAACCGTTGACACAGGAAATGTGTTTATTGTTGATCAATTTGTCTTTATTTTGTCCATTGTTAAGAATTGTGCTGGTCTCTAAATGGTTTCCCTTTTGTCTAACATTCAGGTACTTGTCGACGTGCGTGCTGATCCTAACATATTGGTAGCATATGGTAAAGATGCTTTATTAATATTCTTTGCATATCACTCACCATTGAACCAAATGCTATAACTATAACTGTTGTATTAGTTTCCATGATACTCTCTTTCTGAATACAAAGTACCTGCAGATTGATATGTTTAACTTAATTGCAGTCGCAGAGGATAATCTTGTAATCCCTGATCAACCAGACATGGTGAGTAGATCTAGATCAATTCTTGAAACTTCAAAGACATGTATGATGATGTTATTTACAATCCGTTGGTGCAAacttttcttgtttttgtttttggttttggGGAGGGGGATTTCAAgacaagaaatcacaaaaataaAGATGATACCTTTAAATTTAAATAGGGCTTATGATAGAACATTATAACATCTTCTGAGGACGAGATTTAAATGGTGCTTTTAATGATGTGCAGGAAAAGTTTGATCATCCGTACATCTCTTTCCTCTTTTATGGAATGGATGCTGCTGGAGATTTCATCCCGATCAAGCAACTGAGAGAGAAGTACAATAGACCGCGGCACGAAGT harbors:
- the LOC107624042 gene encoding clp protease adapter protein ClpF, chloroplastic-like isoform X2, coding for MVQIVTMSTLANCGKSMKYGFFSPSLMKPFKPFRRSQMASVNGRYCVWNHCVQSLFLVGYPCYVLRYRDFKAEAGWLFGRGEQGLDASSEHSESANEDILLFFFQLDLATRVQYALNMEEYDIAKQLRNKLTEVEAEVINQQLSKRGLSSKSEAQDKALSIITLRSNLQKAIENEDYALAAELRNEISKLEAESLAVSAKALAHKNVQFAFRLGQKVRHKVFGYRAVIVGMDPVCCESTSWMENAQVKKLSRGSAQPFYQVLVDVRADPNILVAYVPAD
- the LOC107624042 gene encoding clp protease adapter protein ClpF, chloroplastic-like isoform X3, whose product is MVQIVTMSTLANCGKSMKYGFFSPSLMKPFKPFRRSQMASVNGRYCVWNHCVQSLFLVGYPCYVLRYRDFKAEAGWLFGRGEQGLDASSEHSESANEDILLFFFQLDLATRVQYALNMEEYDIAKQLRNKLTEVEAEVINQQLSKRGLSSKSEAQDKALSIITLRSNLQKAIENEDYALAAELRNEISKLEAESLAVSAKALAHKNVQFAFRLGQKVRHKVFGYRAVIVGMDPVCCESTSWMENAQVKKLSRGSAQPFYQVLVDVRADPNILVAYD
- the LOC107624042 gene encoding clp protease adapter protein ClpF, chloroplastic-like isoform X1 — encoded protein: MVQIVTMSTLANCGKSMKYGFFSPSLMKPFKPFRRSQMASVNGRYCVWNHCVQSLFLVGYPCYVLRYRDFKAEAGWLFGRGEQGLDASSEHSESANEDILLFFFQLDLATRVQYALNMEEYDIAKQLRNKLTEVEAEVINQQLSKRGLSSKSEAQDKALSIITLRSNLQKAIENEDYALAAELRNEISKLEAESLAVSAKALAHKNVQFAFRLGQKVRHKVFGYRAVIVGMDPVCCESTSWMENAQVKKLSRGSAQPFYQVLVDVRADPNILVAYVAEDNLVIPDQPDMEKFDHPYISFLFYGMDAAGDFIPIKQLREKYNRPRHEVPNDED